TCGCAACGGCTTTCGACGCTCGTATCCACGCGGTGAACGTCGTCGATATCGCCGCGTTGAGCAGCGAGGAACCGCTCCCCTCGAACGTCCTCGATATTCGCCGCGACGCGGGTCAGAAAGCCGTCGAGACAGTCGCAGCTGAGGCCCGCGAGTCGGGGCTGGAGGCCGTCACGGCGGTTCGGGACGGCTACCCGGCGAGTGATCTGCTGGAGTACGCAGAAGCAAACGAGATCGACCTCATCGCGATGGGGACGGCCGGTCAGACCGGCCTCTCGCGATTCCTGCTGGGGAGCACGACCGAGCGAATCGTCCGCCACGCCGAAATCCCGGTGCTCGCGGTCAACGCTCGCCGCGAGGAGTGACACCCCCGCAGACTCACCGTCGCGGTTCGAGCAGTTCTTTGGTCTTCCGGTGCCGATAGCGGAACATCGGCTCGAAGCCCACCCAGGCCAGTGGACTCGCTGCCCGACCGAGTCCACCGCCGGGGAGTTCGTACTCGACGAAGTCCCGGACGACCGTTTCGTCGCCGTCCCCGTAGAAGGAGTGTGTGTGGACCCAGTGTGGGAACGGTCCCTCGACCATCTCGTCGCGGAACACCGCGTAGTCGTCGTCGCGCTCGCGCTCGACGATCGCCGACACCCAGCGCTGGCGCGGCCCGACGCCGAACGGTCGGACCGTCGAGACGATCTGCGAACCAGTTTCGAGGATATCGGGGTCGGGCTCACCATCGGGCCCAGTCTCCGATTCGATCTCCAGGTTCATCCACCCGGGCGTGAGCGCGACGAGACCGTCGCCACTCGAATGAAACTCCCAGACACGGTCCAGCGGCGCGTCGACGCGGACCGATCGCTTGTACGTGGCCATACCTCCCGTTCGAACTCGACAAAAATAGGCGGACGGGTCCAGATTAGACCTGCTCGAAGTACCACCGCTGATTCGAATTGCCGTACCACTCCCACTGATGGACGTCCCCGCCGTCGGCGTTCGACCAGCCCGCGACGTCCAGACACTTCCCGCTGTGGCGTGAGGACACCCGATAACCGTCCCCGACAGACTGGATGTCCCAGCGCTGATTGTCGCCGCCGTGCCAGCGCCACTGATGGACGTTCGTGCCGTTGTCGGTCGACGGACCGGACACGTCGAGCGCCTTCCCGCTGTGAGCTGGCGTCAGTCGATACGAGCCGTCGTCCAGCGCTTCGGCCGTCCAGCGTTGATTCGAACCGCCGTGGTAGGACCACTGGTGGACGTCCGCCCCGTCGGCGCTCGACCAGCCCGCGACGTCCAGGTACTTGCCGCTGTAGGCGTTGCGGATCTCGTAGGTCGCACCGTCCTGAATGCCCGTTTCGGACTCACCAGTCGGTGCGTAGTACGTCCAGCCGCCGGCCGGGACCGTGACGTACGCCCAGCCCTCCGAATCGGTCGCGATCGGCTCGCCAGTCCCGGAGTAGTCCTGAAGTATCTGGTCGCTCCAGGAGGTCTGGACCCACTGGCTAATCGTGGTCGAACCGTTGTTCAGGCCGACCAGTAGGTGGCTCTCGCGCTCGAAGATCGCGAGGTTCGCGTCGGTGTGTCGCCATATCGTCGAACCGCCCGCGAGGTTCTTTTTCACCCAGATCATGTTCCGGAAGTCGGCGTCGCCCAGGATCTCGTCGGGGTAGAGATTGTACAGCATGGGATATCCCGCCGCGCCCAGGACGAACGCGTGGGCGAGTTTGTACTGGTCGGGATGTTGCGTATCGTGGTTCTCCACGATCGGCATCGCCCGTGCGGAATCCTGGGCGATCAGTCCGGCCCCTTCCAACACGCGCATGTCGCCGTGATTGAACGCGTCCTCGATGGCGAAGTACAGCGGGTAGTCGAAGACGTGCATCCCGGTGTCGGCGTACTGCTGGGCGAGTTCGACCGAGGTGGTGAACACTTCCCCGACGCGGAACATCCCGCCGAAGTCGTTCTCGGCCCACGGGTTGGCGTGCTGGCGGAAGAACCACTCCGGCATGTTCTTGGCGGCGTCGAAGCGGTAGCCGTCTGCACCCGTGTTCGCGATCTTCTGCATGTAGTTGTACAGCTTCGTGCGGACGTACTCCGAGGACTGCTTGAGATCCGGCAGATTCTCGATCGATCCCTTCTCGACCAGCTCGGGATCGCATTCGATGCGGTCGGGATCTCTGGGTTCGCCGTTCTCGAAACAGCGATCGTCTTCGGGATCGAAGCCGTACGCCCAGGTCGGAATCCCACCCTGATGGTGGAAGTCGTTCCAGCTGAACTGCGGGAAGTTGTCGAAGTTCATCCCCGCCGCCATGTGGTTCATGACGGTGTCGACGTACACTTCGACACCCTCACGGTGGGCGGTGTCGATGAGAGTCTGTAGCTCCGCTTCGGTTCCCATCACGCTCTCGAAGTCCAGCAGGTCGACCGGCTGGTAGCCGAACGGTGGCTCCCCACGGCCGTCCCGAACCTCGTGGCCGGGCGTGAGCCGCGATTTCTGTGGCGGCTGGATCCAGATGGCGTCGATCCCGACCTCGGAAACACGACTCAGATCGTCGGTGATCGTCGGCCAGTCCTCGTGGAAGTACTGTAACGCGACCGGCTCACCTGCGCCGTGGTCCGCCGCCGTCGTCCCCGCGCTGGAGACGCCAGCGACGCCTGCTGCGGCCGCGCCCGTGAGCCCTTTGAGTATCTGTCTGCGCGATACGTCCGTAGCGATGTCTCTCGATACCATGTGTGCCCCTGGAGAGAGGGCTGTTCCCCCTTCCCCAGACCATTCTCCAAGTACAGATATTATAAATATTTTCTAGATCAATTGAATAAAGAATGTAGTTTCGACAAGAGGACGATCAGCGGGTCAGACCTGTTCGAACGTCCAGCGCTGGTTGTCGCCGCCGTGCCAGTCCCACTGGTGGACGGTCGCGCCGTTGTCGGTCGAGTAGCCGCTCACGTCGAGATATCTTCCGCTGTGGCGGGCTTTGATCGCGTACTCGCCACCGCCGAGGCCTTCGATCGCCCACTGCTGATTCGAATTGCCGAAGTAGTCCCACTGATGGACGTTCGCGCCGTCCTGGGTCGCGCTCGTGCCACCGGAGACGTCCAGACACTTGCCGCTGTGGGTGGGCGTGAGACGGTAGTAGCCGTCGCCCGTCGCCTCTGCGGTCCAGTGCTGGTTGGCGTTGCCGAGGTAGTCCCACTGGTGGACGTCCTCGCCGTTGCCAGTCGCGCCCGTGCCACCCTCGACGTCGAGGGCTTTGCCGCTGTTGACGTTCGTGATCCGATAGGTCCCCCCGTCCTGGATTCCCGAGCCGCCGCCACCGCCGCCGTCGTGGCAGGCTGTCGAGTAGACGACGTACTCCTGGGCAGGAATCGTGAGCTGGACCCACGAGTCGCCGTTGGTGTCGACGTAGCCCATCGTCCCGGTACAGTCCGACAGCGACTGGTTCGCGCCGATATCGGTGTAGACCCACTTGCTGCGCTGGCTGCTGCCGCGATTGATGGCAACAAGCGCGTCCCCGCGGTCGAAGATGTACAGGTCGGTGTCGACGTGACGGACGGCCGCGCCGCCACTCAGGAGGTTGTTCCGGATCCACAGCAGATTCCGAATCTCGCCGTCGTTGACCCCGATCCGATGGCTGTAGACGCGCGGATAGCCCTCGTACGTGAGGATGAACGCGTACGCGAGGCGTTCGTACTGCGGTGGCCGACTGTCGTGGTTCGAGACGAACGTCATCGACCGATAGGAGTTCCAGTTGACGTACCCCGCGCCGTCGAGGGCGTTCATATCGCCGTTCTGGTGGAAGACGTCCTCTTTCATCGTGTAGTACAGTGGGTAGTCCGTCACCGACTGGCCGGTCTGGGCGTAGCTATCGCAGACGTTCGGGTCGCCGTTGAGTACTTCCCCGACCTTGTAGAGACCGCGGTCGTCGGCCCACTGGTTGGCGTGGTCCCGGAAGAACCACTCCGGCATGTGCTTGGCCGCGTCGAAGCGGACGCCGTCGACGTCAAGGTCGGCGTACTTGTTCAGATAGTCCTGCAGTTGCCCGCGGACGTAACTCGACTCCTGTTTGAGGTCGGGCAGCCCCGAGAGGTCACCCTTCTCGACTGACTCGGGGTCGTCGTAGTTAATCTCACCCCAGTGGTGGAAATCGTTGTAGCTGAAGTACGGGAACTGATCGAACGGGACGCCGTAGGCCATGTGGTTCATGACCGCGTCGGCGATGACATCGAGGCCCTGGTTGTGGGCCTCGTCGACCATCTGCTGGTACTCCCATTCGGTCCCGAACTCGCTGTCGAAGTTCTTGTGATTGACGGGCTGGTATCCCAGCGGCGTGTGGAAGATCTCGCTGTCGTAATCGCGTTCGTTCCACGACAGTTTGCTCTCCTGGGCCGGTGGGACCTGGATCGCGTCGTACCCCTGATCCGCGATCGTCGGGAGATTCGCGCGAATGTCGTTCCACCGCGTGTGGTAATACTGATACACCGCGCTGTCGCCGATCGCTGCCGACGCAGAGCCGGTAAAGCTCGCTCCTGCTGCTGTGGCTGCGCCTGCTGCGCCGATACTCTTCAATACGTCTCGTCGAGAGAAGTCTTCACTTCCCCCCGTGATGTTCCCCAACATCCATCTGGCGTTATTCACCCCCGTGGTAAAACATTATCTTATACTATATAGTATATTTAGTGAGAAGAAAATATAAGAAGTATTATACGAAATGGTCTAGTAGAGTGAAAGCTGCTCGAAAAATCGATGCTGAGAGGCGGTGACGAGGCAGTTAGATCTGTGTGAGCGTCCAGACCTGACTGTCGCCGCCGTGTTCGGATTGCTGTTGGACGGTGTCGCCGTTAGCAGTGCCCATCGCTTCTGCGACCTTGTCGCTGTGTCGTGCTCGAAGGAGGAAGCCACCGTCGACCGACTCGATCGACCACTGCTGGTTGGCGTTGCCGAAGTAGTCCCACTGGTGGACGTTCGCACCGTCCTGGGTCGCGCTCGTGCCACCGGAGACGTCCAGACACTTGCCGCTGGTGTGGTTCGGCGTCAGGCGGTAGTAGCCGTCGCCCGTCGCCTCCGCGGTCCAGTGCTGATTGTCGCCTTCGAGGTAATCCCAGACGTGGACGTTCGCGCCGTTGTCCGTCGAGACCCCCGAGACGTCGAGGGCTTTCCCGCTGGCGACGTTCTGGATGGCGTAGGTCGCGCCGTCCTGGACGGTCGTGCCACCGCCGCTGTCGCCGCCGCTGTCGCCGCCGTCGTCGCCGCCACTGCCGCCAGTAAAGCCGTCGGACCAGCCGTTGAACGACGGCGAGGGGTTGTCGCTGGTGTGGTTGTCACCGGACTCCCAGACCTCACCGGCGCCGCCCGAGGGACCGCGTCGGACCTTCCACTCGAACGACCCCGTATCGGCGAGGCTCACTTCCCAGGTGTCGCCGCTCGGGTTGGTCCCCTCGATTCCGCCGCCCCAGTTGGTGAGGGTACTCGTGCTACCGGTGAAGTACACCGACTCGCCGCTTCCGGTCGGAGCCTGGATCTGCAGCGTCGTCCCAGTGGTGTCGTCGCCGCCGCTGCCGTCGTCACCACCGCTGCCGTCGTCG
The Halapricum salinum genome window above contains:
- a CDS encoding SRPBCC family protein, whose amino-acid sequence is MATYKRSVRVDAPLDRVWEFHSSGDGLVALTPGWMNLEIESETGPDGEPDPDILETGSQIVSTVRPFGVGPRQRWVSAIVERERDDDYAVFRDEMVEGPFPHWVHTHSFYGDGDETVVRDFVEYELPGGGLGRAASPLAWVGFEPMFRYRHRKTKELLEPRR
- a CDS encoding alpha-amylase domain-containing protein, producing MVSRDIATDVSRRQILKGLTGAAAAGVAGVSSAGTTAADHGAGEPVALQYFHEDWPTITDDLSRVSEVGIDAIWIQPPQKSRLTPGHEVRDGRGEPPFGYQPVDLLDFESVMGTEAELQTLIDTAHREGVEVYVDTVMNHMAAGMNFDNFPQFSWNDFHHQGGIPTWAYGFDPEDDRCFENGEPRDPDRIECDPELVEKGSIENLPDLKQSSEYVRTKLYNYMQKIANTGADGYRFDAAKNMPEWFFRQHANPWAENDFGGMFRVGEVFTTSVELAQQYADTGMHVFDYPLYFAIEDAFNHGDMRVLEGAGLIAQDSARAMPIVENHDTQHPDQYKLAHAFVLGAAGYPMLYNLYPDEILGDADFRNMIWVKKNLAGGSTIWRHTDANLAIFERESHLLVGLNNGSTTISQWVQTSWSDQILQDYSGTGEPIATDSEGWAYVTVPAGGWTYYAPTGESETGIQDGATYEIRNAYSGKYLDVAGWSSADGADVHQWSYHGGSNQRWTAEALDDGSYRLTPAHSGKALDVSGPSTDNGTNVHQWRWHGGDNQRWDIQSVGDGYRVSSRHSGKCLDVAGWSNADGGDVHQWEWYGNSNQRWYFEQV
- a CDS encoding alpha-amylase domain-containing protein, which gives rise to MLGNITGGSEDFSRRDVLKSIGAAGAATAAGASFTGSASAAIGDSAVYQYYHTRWNDIRANLPTIADQGYDAIQVPPAQESKLSWNERDYDSEIFHTPLGYQPVNHKNFDSEFGTEWEYQQMVDEAHNQGLDVIADAVMNHMAYGVPFDQFPYFSYNDFHHWGEINYDDPESVEKGDLSGLPDLKQESSYVRGQLQDYLNKYADLDVDGVRFDAAKHMPEWFFRDHANQWADDRGLYKVGEVLNGDPNVCDSYAQTGQSVTDYPLYYTMKEDVFHQNGDMNALDGAGYVNWNSYRSMTFVSNHDSRPPQYERLAYAFILTYEGYPRVYSHRIGVNDGEIRNLLWIRNNLLSGGAAVRHVDTDLYIFDRGDALVAINRGSSQRSKWVYTDIGANQSLSDCTGTMGYVDTNGDSWVQLTIPAQEYVVYSTACHDGGGGGGSGIQDGGTYRITNVNSGKALDVEGGTGATGNGEDVHQWDYLGNANQHWTAEATGDGYYRLTPTHSGKCLDVSGGTSATQDGANVHQWDYFGNSNQQWAIEGLGGGEYAIKARHSGRYLDVSGYSTDNGATVHQWDWHGGDNQRWTFEQV